A stretch of Exiguobacterium sp. BMC-KP DNA encodes these proteins:
- a CDS encoding NAD(P)-dependent alcohol dehydrogenase, translated as MKAAICTRYGPPDVLHIKEVPRPVPKSSDLLIKVYASAVHSGDRRMRSLDVPLLGKLPMRLAIGFKRPRQPILGVVLAGEVVEVGQDVKQFQVGDRVHALIGFGFGGYAEYACVSEKRCLSKISQHASYAEAVCLPFGGTTSLHFFRKLQIDQMKTILIYGASGAVGTAAVQIAKAKGLQVTAVCSGRNSERVKELGADHVIDYTRDGYDGLLLKYDAVFDASGKIKKTQAKRHVKQNGAFASVAGQGVARERKEDLHYLNELFETGRFKAVIDHIYSLDEIVEAHRYVDAGQKFGNVVVLIAEEI; from the coding sequence ATGAAAGCAGCCATCTGTACCCGCTACGGACCACCGGACGTTTTGCATATTAAAGAAGTACCTCGTCCGGTTCCGAAATCGTCCGATTTGCTCATCAAAGTGTATGCATCTGCCGTCCATTCTGGAGATCGTCGCATGCGATCGCTTGATGTTCCGCTGTTAGGGAAACTTCCGATGCGTCTGGCTATTGGTTTCAAACGACCGCGACAACCGATTCTTGGCGTCGTTCTTGCCGGGGAAGTCGTCGAAGTCGGTCAGGACGTCAAGCAGTTCCAAGTCGGTGACCGTGTCCATGCTTTGATCGGTTTTGGCTTCGGTGGATACGCGGAATACGCCTGTGTATCTGAGAAGCGTTGCTTGTCTAAAATCTCGCAGCATGCGTCTTACGCGGAAGCCGTTTGTCTCCCGTTCGGTGGAACGACGTCGCTCCATTTCTTCCGGAAACTCCAGATCGATCAGATGAAGACGATCTTGATTTACGGTGCGTCGGGCGCTGTCGGAACGGCTGCCGTTCAGATCGCCAAAGCAAAAGGGCTTCAGGTGACGGCTGTCTGTAGTGGACGAAACTCGGAGCGGGTCAAAGAACTCGGTGCTGATCACGTCATCGATTATACAAGGGATGGCTATGATGGATTGTTGCTGAAGTACGATGCCGTCTTCGATGCATCTGGAAAGATCAAGAAAACGCAAGCGAAACGGCACGTCAAACAAAACGGTGCCTTTGCATCCGTCGCGGGGCAGGGTGTCGCGAGAGAACGAAAAGAGGATCTACACTATTTAAATGAACTGTTTGAAACGGGACGATTTAAAGCCGTTATCGACCATATCTATTCCCTTGATGAGATCGTCGAAGCTCATCGTTATGTCGACGCTGGGCAAAAATTCGGTAACGTCGTCGTGTTAATTGCAGAAGAAATATAA
- a CDS encoding NAD(P)/FAD-dependent oxidoreductase, whose protein sequence is MNVYDCIVIGGGAAGSAAALTLGRARRNIVIFDDATNRNRVTQESHGYLTRDGITPSEFREIGLKELQAYPSITICNEKVIEVKQDNQNHLFEVSTGQHRYTTETLLLATGIQEEFPMEAIKEYYGKSLFSCPYCDGWEMRDLPLAVIAENQAVAHHLAKLVFNWSKDLVVFTNGFELSEDVRNDLDRNHIQAYTTKIKRLHGKAGILEHIELEDGTMVARQGGFVVPKFHRSNDLAQQLRCTFDESGAIVTDGTGHTSVEGVYVAGETEKSGPSSLLLAAADGSRAAASINFDLSSKRF, encoded by the coding sequence ATGAACGTATATGATTGCATCGTGATTGGCGGAGGTGCCGCCGGATCAGCTGCTGCCCTAACATTAGGAAGAGCTCGAAGAAATATTGTGATTTTCGATGATGCTACAAATCGAAATCGTGTCACACAAGAATCACACGGTTATCTCACTCGAGATGGGATTACACCGTCAGAGTTCAGGGAGATTGGATTAAAAGAACTACAAGCATATCCGTCCATCACGATTTGCAACGAAAAAGTCATCGAAGTAAAACAAGACAATCAGAATCATCTGTTTGAAGTTTCAACCGGTCAGCATCGTTATACAACTGAAACGCTACTACTCGCAACTGGAATTCAGGAAGAATTCCCCATGGAGGCAATCAAGGAGTATTACGGAAAAAGTTTGTTTAGTTGTCCCTATTGCGATGGCTGGGAGATGCGAGACTTACCCTTAGCCGTCATTGCCGAAAATCAAGCTGTTGCTCACCATTTAGCAAAACTCGTTTTCAATTGGTCGAAAGATTTAGTTGTTTTTACAAATGGTTTTGAACTATCTGAAGACGTTCGGAACGATTTAGATCGTAACCACATTCAAGCATACACAACAAAAATCAAACGTCTGCATGGAAAGGCAGGTATTCTAGAACATATTGAATTAGAAGATGGAACAATGGTTGCAAGACAAGGTGGATTCGTCGTTCCTAAATTCCATCGTTCAAACGATTTGGCTCAACAATTGCGATGTACATTCGATGAGAGTGGAGCCATCGTAACAGATGGAACTGGTCATACATCCGTCGAAGGCGTATACGTTGCCGGAGAGACTGAAAAAAGCGGTCCTTCTTCTTTATTGCTGGCAGCCGCTGATGGTTCCCGTGCAGCTGCCAGCATCAATTTCGATTTATCATCTAAACGTTTTTAA
- a CDS encoding RrF2 family transcriptional regulator — protein MKLSKATNYALHTMLFLAVNQPHEHVGVALLAKQQGVSPTYLSKILTKLVKTGMVISTTGATGGYKLKPSWEEISLLDVIIAIEGVPSMSDACLNNNPNCLIQKSIEAAEHKFLDSLRHTLISDLSTQVNETSSI, from the coding sequence ATGAAATTATCAAAAGCAACCAATTATGCACTCCATACGATGTTATTTTTAGCAGTAAATCAGCCTCATGAACATGTTGGTGTCGCTTTGTTAGCCAAGCAACAAGGCGTTTCACCCACATACCTCTCGAAGATTTTAACTAAGCTAGTCAAAACGGGTATGGTGATCTCGACTACTGGAGCTACAGGTGGGTACAAATTAAAACCAAGTTGGGAAGAGATTTCATTGCTTGATGTCATCATTGCAATTGAAGGCGTACCATCCATGTCTGACGCTTGTCTCAATAACAATCCGAACTGCTTGATTCAGAAATCAATCGAGGCTGCTGAACACAAATTTTTAGATTCATTGAGACACACGCTAATTAGTGATTTATCTACTCAAGTTAATGAGACATCATCCATTTGA
- a CDS encoding collagenase, translating to MMKQIHAFETKTDYDKYEAFTHRFQARLDEYQTVLREKYQLIDEPKGIVWTSAELATTVFSDIPIPAFTNKDLIYISPDVAEWRTLFLSQLDGKNVPHIRAFYETLAEDHVLTIAGHELTHHLDLFVDEFDDEREDGIWFEEGMCEYLPRKHLLSDEAFKRITTIETELVELFQKEYGARSIDQFGSASYAGSLSSIMFDYWRSFLAIHHLIEERYDGDVLRVFEAYRNWHEQGRIVPLSKYFDLQSVNR from the coding sequence ATGATGAAACAGATTCATGCGTTTGAGACAAAAACGGACTATGACAAATACGAAGCGTTCACGCATCGCTTTCAAGCACGATTGGACGAGTATCAAACCGTCTTACGAGAGAAGTATCAACTGATTGATGAACCGAAAGGAATCGTCTGGACGTCAGCGGAACTCGCAACGACGGTATTTTCCGACATTCCGATTCCAGCATTTACGAATAAGGACTTGATTTATATCTCACCAGACGTTGCAGAGTGGCGAACGTTATTTTTGTCCCAACTCGACGGGAAGAATGTACCTCATATTCGAGCATTCTATGAGACGCTCGCGGAAGATCACGTTTTGACGATTGCTGGTCATGAACTGACGCATCACTTGGATTTGTTCGTGGATGAGTTCGACGATGAGAGAGAAGACGGGATCTGGTTTGAAGAGGGAATGTGTGAGTACCTGCCCCGGAAGCATTTGTTGTCGGACGAAGCATTCAAGCGAATTACGACAATTGAGACAGAGCTGGTCGAGCTCTTTCAGAAGGAGTATGGAGCGCGCTCGATTGATCAATTTGGGAGTGCCTCCTATGCCGGTAGTCTGTCGAGTATCATGTTTGATTATTGGCGGAGCTTTCTCGCGATCCACCATCTTATCGAGGAGCGGTATGACGGGGACGTCTTACGTGTTTTTGAAGCATATCGGAACTGGCATGAGCAGGGGCGGATCGTGCCGCTATCGAAATACTTTGATCTTCAATCGGTAAATCGCTAA
- the chbG gene encoding chitin disaccharide deacetylase: protein MRKTRVIVNADDFGLTTGINQGIIESHLNGPVHSTTMMMNGHAVDDAVRLAQQYPDLHVGVHLVLSWGKPLASTSHSLMKADGTFRFTSRYVDEQPPAPNDVYLEWKAQIEAFLATGLPLHHLDSHHHIHGWSAIDSVIVELANEYQTMFRATGNENHQDLWLTKRFDDRFYGDGVSFATLDSITPGLSIEVMVHPANMDTLLPSVTSYVKQRLVEKDLLTRYTPPDWWI, encoded by the coding sequence ATGCGTAAAACACGCGTGATCGTCAATGCTGATGATTTTGGTCTGACGACGGGTATCAACCAAGGCATCATCGAGAGTCATCTCAACGGTCCAGTCCATTCGACGACGATGATGATGAACGGACATGCGGTCGATGACGCCGTCCGACTTGCTCAACAATACCCGGACCTCCATGTCGGCGTACATCTCGTGCTCTCTTGGGGAAAACCGCTCGCGTCGACGAGTCATTCGTTAATGAAGGCGGATGGGACGTTCCGTTTCACGAGTCGTTATGTTGACGAACAACCACCCGCTCCTAACGATGTCTATCTAGAATGGAAAGCCCAGATAGAAGCTTTCCTTGCAACGGGTCTACCGCTTCACCATTTAGACAGCCATCATCATATCCATGGCTGGTCAGCAATCGATTCCGTCATCGTTGAGCTCGCTAATGAATATCAAACGATGTTTCGTGCTACAGGGAACGAGAACCATCAGGATCTCTGGCTGACGAAACGCTTCGATGATCGGTTTTATGGAGATGGCGTCTCGTTTGCGACACTTGATTCGATTACACCCGGTTTATCTATTGAGGTCATGGTTCACCCTGCTAACATGGACACTTTACTTCCAAGTGTCACGTCTTATGTGAAGCAGCGACTTGTCGAGAAAGATCTTTTAACGCGCTACACTCCACCCGACTGGTGGATATAA
- a CDS encoding PTS sugar transporter subunit IIB, protein MNILLVCSAGMSTSILVEKMRTEAIARGLDATIEAVPESRLKEHTTMDVILIGPQVRYLENKIRAAVNVPVAVIDNMAYGLMKGDQVLDQALSLTGTAHA, encoded by the coding sequence ATGAACATCTTACTCGTCTGCTCAGCAGGCATGTCCACTTCGATCTTAGTAGAAAAAATGCGTACGGAAGCCATAGCACGAGGGCTTGACGCAACAATCGAAGCGGTACCCGAATCCCGACTAAAGGAACATACGACGATGGACGTCATCTTGATCGGACCTCAAGTCCGGTACCTCGAGAATAAAATCCGCGCAGCGGTTAACGTGCCGGTTGCTGTGATCGACAACATGGCATACGGATTGATGAAGGGAGATCAAGTGCTTGATCAGGCACTCTCCCTGACCGGCACGGCGCATGCGTAA
- a CDS encoding PTS lactose/cellobiose transporter subunit IIA encodes MKTESIQQLSFMIILHAGNARSSAFEALAAAKRSDDALVKEKLEEAETSFLEAHKLQTELLQEEARGTSNEMSVLLVHAQDHLMTAMTVKELATEMIDMITKINRLEEAK; translated from the coding sequence TTGAAGACAGAATCAATCCAACAATTATCGTTCATGATCATCTTACATGCCGGAAATGCACGATCAAGTGCGTTTGAGGCGCTTGCCGCTGCTAAACGCAGTGACGATGCACTCGTAAAGGAAAAGCTCGAAGAAGCTGAAACCTCGTTCCTTGAGGCACACAAGCTCCAGACAGAACTGTTACAAGAAGAAGCACGGGGCACTAGCAATGAGATGAGCGTCCTACTCGTCCACGCTCAAGATCATCTGATGACAGCGATGACGGTCAAGGAACTGGCGACTGAGATGATCGACATGATCACTAAAATAAACCGACTGGAGGAAGCGAAATGA
- the celB gene encoding PTS cellobiose transporter subunit IIC, translated as MNKFIEIAGRIGSQRHLVAIRDGFVSVMPLIIVGSLAILINNFPAIQLGSWSLDFVGSMNAAFGEGSWQRLGGNIWNASFAILGLLVAFSIAYNLARSYDIDGLAAGILSIASYVMLVPVTKDWGLSFAWLGAQGLFVAIIVSLLVTEAFRFLIHTKLTIRMPEGVPGGVTRSFQALIPSMIILTVVAAIQLFIQVKLELSIFEVIFKAIQQPLQGFGDSLAAGLIIALLNHVLWFFGLHGTNIIGSVIEPIYLPLIEQNLAAFQAGASAYDVPYTVTKPFLDAFVFMGGSGTTLSLLLAIFIVVRKQRNHPYHQVAKLSAPAGLFNINEPVIFGMPIVLNPVMLIPFILAPVVLTVVSYVALSTGMVPKTVAIVPWTTPPIISGYLVTGGSIRGVLLQVFNLTLATLIYIPFVVAGARAMTAEINRNKDSIHEGEKIS; from the coding sequence ATGAATAAGTTCATTGAAATTGCCGGGCGCATCGGTTCCCAGCGCCATCTTGTCGCCATCCGTGATGGCTTCGTCTCCGTCATGCCGCTCATCATCGTCGGTTCACTCGCGATTCTAATTAATAACTTCCCTGCCATCCAGCTCGGTAGCTGGTCGCTCGATTTCGTCGGCTCGATGAATGCTGCTTTTGGTGAAGGCAGTTGGCAACGACTCGGCGGCAACATTTGGAACGCGTCCTTCGCGATTCTCGGCTTACTGGTCGCTTTCTCGATTGCCTATAACTTGGCACGGTCCTACGATATCGATGGTCTCGCCGCTGGTATTCTGTCGATCGCGTCTTACGTCATGCTCGTTCCAGTCACGAAGGACTGGGGACTCAGCTTCGCTTGGCTCGGCGCCCAAGGGTTATTCGTCGCCATCATCGTCTCGCTTCTCGTGACGGAAGCATTCCGTTTTCTCATTCATACGAAGCTGACGATCCGGATGCCGGAGGGTGTGCCTGGTGGTGTCACCCGATCGTTCCAAGCATTGATTCCTTCGATGATCATCTTGACGGTCGTTGCTGCGATCCAGTTGTTCATCCAAGTAAAACTCGAGCTCAGTATCTTTGAGGTCATTTTTAAGGCAATCCAACAACCGCTTCAAGGCTTCGGTGATTCGCTCGCCGCCGGTCTGATCATCGCCCTGTTGAACCATGTCTTGTGGTTCTTCGGTCTACACGGTACGAACATCATCGGGTCGGTCATCGAGCCGATTTACTTACCGCTGATTGAACAGAACTTAGCTGCCTTCCAAGCTGGCGCTTCCGCCTATGACGTGCCGTATACGGTAACGAAACCGTTCCTCGATGCGTTCGTCTTCATGGGTGGCTCCGGTACGACATTGTCACTGCTACTCGCGATCTTCATCGTCGTCCGGAAACAACGCAATCATCCTTATCATCAAGTTGCTAAACTATCAGCTCCAGCGGGGCTGTTCAACATCAATGAACCGGTCATCTTCGGCATGCCGATCGTTCTCAATCCAGTCATGCTGATCCCGTTCATCCTCGCACCGGTCGTCTTGACGGTCGTCTCGTATGTCGCACTATCGACCGGGATGGTACCGAAGACAGTCGCCATCGTTCCATGGACGACACCACCGATCATCAGCGGGTATCTCGTCACCGGCGGCAGCATCCGCGGTGTCCTACTTCAGGTGTTTAATTTGACGCTTGCGACGTTGATCTATATCCCGTTCGTCGTAGCAGGAGCGCGCGCTATGACTGCCGAAATCAATCGAAATAAAGACAGCATCCACGAAGGAGAGAAAATCAGTTGA
- a CDS encoding 6-phospho-beta-glucosidase — MPLKVVIIGGGSSYTPEIIEGFILRHHSFPVDEVVLVDIEDGKEKLETVGKLAQRMIDKSNVKIALRWTLNRREALQGADFVSTQIRVGGLAARALDERIPLKHGFIGQETNGAGGMFKAFRTIPVLLELADEMAELCPDAWLINFTNPAGIVTEALLKHSKHHKVIGVCNIPFNMRNSVAEILHAPVEHVSIEFIGLNHFIFGRHVTVNGVDRTEDVLTALRHGNDYSPANIVGLGWSESFLNSINLLPNPYHQYYFQTRDVLAKDLQAYEENGTRAEVVQEVERRLFEQYEDVSLDVKPKELEQRGGAYYSDAACNLMDSLYNDRGDIQTVNTLNQGSIRDLPEDAVIEVNAVITKAGPRPLSIGSLPLPVRGLITNLKTFEELTIQAAVSGKYEDAYLAALMNPLIQDEKRIDALLEELFRAHHAYLPQFQLKEVLS, encoded by the coding sequence ATGCCACTCAAGGTCGTCATCATCGGTGGAGGCTCCAGCTATACACCGGAAATCATTGAAGGTTTCATTTTGCGTCATCATTCCTTTCCTGTCGACGAGGTCGTACTTGTCGATATTGAAGACGGAAAAGAAAAGCTCGAAACCGTTGGCAAACTCGCACAACGGATGATTGACAAGTCTAACGTGAAGATCGCACTTCGTTGGACGCTCAATCGAAGAGAAGCCCTTCAAGGAGCCGACTTTGTCTCGACACAAATTCGAGTTGGCGGTCTTGCGGCACGGGCGCTTGATGAGCGTATTCCACTCAAGCATGGCTTCATCGGTCAAGAGACGAATGGTGCGGGCGGTATGTTCAAAGCCTTCCGGACGATTCCCGTCTTGCTCGAACTCGCGGACGAGATGGCTGAACTCTGTCCCGACGCCTGGTTGATCAACTTTACGAATCCAGCCGGCATCGTGACCGAGGCACTTTTAAAACATTCCAAGCATCATAAAGTGATCGGTGTCTGCAACATCCCGTTCAACATGCGGAACTCCGTCGCTGAAATCCTACACGCCCCCGTCGAGCATGTCTCAATCGAATTCATCGGGTTGAATCACTTCATCTTTGGTCGACATGTCACGGTGAATGGTGTCGATCGGACAGAAGATGTACTCACTGCGTTGCGTCATGGAAACGACTACTCGCCAGCGAATATCGTCGGACTCGGCTGGTCCGAGTCGTTCCTGAATTCAATCAATCTGTTGCCAAACCCGTACCATCAATATTATTTCCAAACGCGTGACGTGCTCGCAAAAGATCTGCAAGCTTACGAAGAGAACGGGACACGAGCTGAAGTCGTCCAAGAAGTCGAGCGCCGACTATTCGAACAATACGAAGACGTATCGCTCGACGTAAAACCGAAGGAACTTGAGCAACGCGGTGGAGCATACTACTCGGATGCGGCGTGTAACTTGATGGACTCGCTTTATAACGACCGTGGTGATATCCAGACCGTCAATACGCTGAATCAAGGGTCAATCCGTGACTTACCGGAAGATGCGGTCATCGAGGTCAACGCTGTCATCACAAAAGCCGGACCGCGGCCGCTGTCGATCGGTAGCTTACCACTCCCCGTCCGTGGACTGATCACGAACTTGAAGACGTTCGAGGAACTGACGATTCAAGCAGCCGTCTCTGGGAAATACGAGGACGCTTATCTCGCTGCCCTTATGAATCCCTTGATCCAAGACGAAAAACGGATCGATGCCTTACTTGAAGAACTGTTCCGCGCGCATCATGCTTACTTACCCCAATTCCAGCTTAAGGAGGTTCTCTCATGA
- a CDS encoding GntR family transcriptional regulator, translated as MSQSTLQTAIKEELLSRIKRGYYEEGKKFPTEYVLCEEFDVSRTTVRGALNQLTQEGYLIRQQGRGTFVAGKKVRQTLSHTPNNYAAQLAVQGKRGEVSLIQLSVVSATDVLTEVFAVEEQAPIQKIERIRHADGEPTQYEISFIPWSIAPGITKEQAEHSLFDTLAKVFDIQVSKTTESLEIVLADEAISSHLKCPVNAPCFYIETVTEDQGGQIIEYSRSYFRGDKTNFVIERSYR; from the coding sequence ATGTCGCAATCAACGTTACAGACGGCAATTAAAGAAGAATTGCTATCGCGAATCAAGAGAGGCTATTACGAAGAAGGGAAAAAATTCCCGACGGAGTATGTGCTCTGTGAGGAATTTGATGTCAGTCGGACAACGGTCCGAGGAGCATTGAACCAGTTGACGCAAGAGGGATACTTGATTCGACAACAAGGACGTGGAACGTTCGTTGCGGGCAAAAAAGTCCGACAGACCTTATCGCATACACCGAACAACTACGCCGCTCAATTAGCGGTGCAAGGGAAGCGGGGCGAGGTGTCGCTAATCCAATTATCCGTCGTCTCAGCGACGGATGTCCTGACAGAGGTTTTTGCAGTAGAGGAACAGGCACCGATCCAGAAAATCGAACGGATTCGTCATGCTGACGGCGAACCGACACAATATGAGATTTCATTCATCCCGTGGTCAATTGCTCCAGGAATCACGAAGGAACAGGCGGAGCATTCGTTATTCGATACGTTAGCAAAAGTCTTTGATATCCAGGTGTCGAAAACGACAGAGTCTCTCGAAATCGTTCTAGCCGATGAAGCAATCAGTAGTCATCTGAAATGCCCAGTCAATGCACCGTGTTTCTACATCGAGACGGTAACGGAGGATCAAGGGGGACAGATTATCGAGTATTCACGTTCCTACTTCCGTGGGGATAAGACGAATTTCGTGATCGAACGCTCGTATCGTTAA
- a CDS encoding GNAT family N-acetyltransferase: MNIRQLSVHENPPMELLLMADPSQKLVKSYVKRGRCFVAERNDQWIGVYVLLPTRPQTIEIVNIAVDELHRGKGIGMNLLRHAISKAKTMEYTTIEIGTGNSSIGQLALYQKCGFRIVGIDMNFFLRHYEEEIIENGIRCIDMIRLSQDI; encoded by the coding sequence ATGAACATCCGACAATTATCCGTTCATGAGAATCCACCAATGGAGCTCTTGCTAATGGCGGACCCGTCTCAAAAGTTAGTCAAAAGCTATGTAAAAAGAGGTCGGTGTTTCGTCGCTGAAAGGAATGATCAATGGATTGGTGTATATGTACTTCTCCCGACAAGACCGCAAACGATCGAAATCGTAAATATCGCAGTGGATGAGTTGCATCGAGGAAAAGGTATCGGAATGAATCTTTTACGACATGCGATCAGCAAAGCGAAAACAATGGAATACACCACCATCGAGATCGGAACAGGAAATTCAAGCATTGGACAGTTAGCACTTTACCAAAAATGTGGATTTCGGATTGTCGGAATCGATATGAACTTCTTCTTGAGACACTACGAAGAGGAAATTATCGAAAATGGAATTCGGTGCATCGATATGATTCGATTATCCCAAGATATTTGA
- a CDS encoding DUF7878 domain-containing protein → MSSQITCTYDFLNSPHAISNSSAKDIPTILSIEATFKIMIDHALYLETSLSIFEFYKSLYRWKRQVTSTFTPAFYYFSVEFDHDDEGAIVSMVPHAKQGNIQSIWGDERVNTLFPLDILVTCLFDLERQLRFDLEAYFDIQLDAFIRHIPYTLAKF, encoded by the coding sequence ATGTCTTCTCAAATTACATGTACCTATGATTTTTTAAATTCACCGCACGCTATTTCAAATTCTTCAGCAAAGGATATCCCAACGATTCTGTCGATAGAAGCGACCTTTAAAATCATGATTGACCATGCACTATATCTCGAAACATCGTTATCCATCTTCGAATTTTATAAATCGTTGTATCGGTGGAAAAGACAGGTGACGTCGACCTTCACTCCTGCCTTCTATTATTTTTCGGTGGAGTTTGACCATGATGACGAAGGGGCGATCGTATCGATGGTGCCTCATGCTAAGCAAGGTAACATCCAATCGATATGGGGCGATGAACGAGTGAATACTCTTTTTCCACTCGACATCTTAGTGACGTGTTTGTTTGATTTAGAAAGGCAACTGCGATTCGATCTTGAAGCGTACTTCGACATCCAGCTGGATGCCTTTATCCGTCACATTCCCTATACGTTAGCAAAATTCTAA
- a CDS encoding DMT family transporter, producing the protein MTYFMYLFCLIVWGLNFIAVKIQGTPVTLELSLTYRLAMTAILFIVFALFIKRTNKPTATDFPFIVVFGVCNFALSYLCLYYATILSSAAIVTLIFSLKVILTPIALRLFLKETLHARVWIGGCFGILGVGVLIVPSLNSIDGLTDLKGVLIALVGTVLTSIGDASSARNAKQRINPVYANAIGFTVAGLLMGAIVWFQGTPLTLPISVTYLSALLYLTVIASFLAWLFYLKLVERIGGAKSGYMVALFPLIGGVASVLIGESTLSLPLIIGCLFSCIGASIALGIRPIRQRNKLYT; encoded by the coding sequence ATGACCTATTTCATGTATCTATTTTGTTTGATCGTCTGGGGACTGAATTTCATTGCCGTCAAAATCCAAGGAACACCTGTCACGTTGGAATTATCCTTGACCTATCGTTTAGCGATGACAGCGATTCTCTTCATCGTCTTCGCACTGTTCATCAAACGAACGAACAAACCTACCGCGACGGATTTCCCGTTCATCGTCGTGTTCGGCGTCTGTAATTTCGCTCTGAGTTACTTATGCCTCTATTACGCGACGATATTAAGCTCCGCTGCCATCGTAACCTTGATTTTCTCACTCAAAGTCATTCTGACTCCGATTGCTCTGCGCTTGTTTTTAAAAGAGACCCTCCATGCGCGCGTCTGGATTGGTGGATGTTTTGGTATCCTCGGCGTCGGTGTCCTGATTGTACCGAGTCTAAACAGCATCGATGGACTGACCGATTTGAAAGGTGTTTTGATCGCCTTAGTCGGTACGGTATTGACGTCAATTGGTGATGCCAGTTCGGCGCGTAACGCTAAGCAACGGATTAATCCGGTCTATGCGAATGCGATTGGCTTTACCGTAGCGGGTCTACTGATGGGTGCGATCGTCTGGTTCCAAGGGACACCACTTACGCTCCCGATATCCGTTACGTATCTTTCTGCCTTATTGTATTTAACCGTGATTGCGTCATTTCTCGCATGGCTGTTTTATTTAAAACTCGTCGAACGAATTGGTGGGGCGAAGAGCGGTTATATGGTGGCATTATTCCCGTTGATCGGTGGTGTTGCTTCAGTATTGATTGGTGAATCGACGCTATCTCTTCCTTTAATCATCGGTTGCCTGTTTAGTTGCATCGGTGCTTCGATTGCTCTAGGGATTCGTCCGATACGTCAACGAAACAAACTGTATACCTAA